One stretch of Tenrec ecaudatus isolate mTenEca1 chromosome 18, mTenEca1.hap1, whole genome shotgun sequence DNA includes these proteins:
- the NR1H2 gene encoding oxysterols receptor LXR-beta isoform X1 yields the protein MATPTTSSPDSPLPGNGAPQPGTPSSSPAIKEEGSEPWPGGVGPDVPSTDGAGSASSVVIPDPVEEPERKRKKGPAPKMLGHELCRVCGDKASGFHYNVLSCEGCKGFFRRSVVRGGAGRYACRGGGTCQMDAFMRRKCQLCRLRKCKEAGMREQCVLSEEQIRKKKIRKEQQQQQQASPAAAPGGGSSTGLEPGASPGAPEAGAQGSGEGEGVQLTAAQERMIQQLVAAQLQCNKRSFSDQPKVTPWPLGADPQSRDARQQRFAHFTELAIISVQEIVDFAKQVPGFLQLGGEDQIALLKASTIEIMLLETARRYNHETECITFLKDFTYSKDDFHRAGLQVEFINPIFEFSRAMRRLGLDDAEYALLIAINIFSADRPNVQEPKRVEALQQPYVEALLSYTRIKRPQDQLRFPRMLMKLVSLRTLSSVHSEQVFALRLQDKKLPPLLSEIWDVHE from the exons ATGGCCACCCCCACCACCAGCTCCCCGGACAGCCCCTTGCCTG GAAATGGTGCCCCTCAGCCCGGCACCCCCTCGTCTTCACCTGCTATAAAGGAGGAGGGCTCTGAGCCGTGGCCTGGGGGTGTGGGCCCTGATGTCCCCAGCACGGATGGGGCAGGCTCTGCCAGCAGTGTGG TCATCCCTGACCCCGTGGAGGAGCCGGAGCGCAAGCGGAAGAAGGGCCCGGCTCCCAAGATGCTGGGCCACGAGCTGTGCCGGGTGTGCGGGGACAAGGCCTCGGGCTTCCACTACAACGTCCTCAGCTGCGAGGGCTGCAAGGGCTTCTTCCGGCGCAGCGTGGTCCGCGGCGGGGCTGGCCGCTACGCCTGCCGGGGCGGCGGGACCTGCCAAATGGACGCCTTCATGCGCCGCAAGTGCCAGCTGTGCCGCCTGCGCAAGTGCAAAGAGGCGGGGATGAGGGAGCAGT gCGTCCTCTCGGAAGAACAGATCCGGAAGAAGAAGATCCGCAaagagcaacagcagcagcagcaggcgtCCCCCGCTGCTGCGCCTGGGGGCGGTAGCAGCACAGGTCTAGAGCCTGGGGCTTCGCCTGGGGCCCCTGAGGCAGGCGCCCAGGGCTCCGGAGAAGGCGAGGGGGTCCAGTTAACCGCGGCGCAGGAGCGGATGATCCAGCAGTTAGTGGCTGCCCAGCTGCAGTGTAACAAGCGCTCCTTCTCAGACCAGCCCAAAGTCACG CCCTGGCCTCTGGGCGCAGACCCCCAATCCCGCGACGCCCGGCAGCAGCGCTTCGCCCACTTCACGGAATTGGCCATCATCTCCGTGCAGGAGATAGTGGACTTCGCCAAGCAGGTGCCCGGCTTCCTGCAGCTGGGCGGTGAGGACCAGATCGCCCTCCTCAAGGCCTCCACCATCGAG ATCATGCTGCTGGAGACGGCCCGGCGGTACAACCACGAGACGGAGTGCATCACCTTCCTCAAGGACTTCACCTACAGCAAGGACGACTTCCACCGCGCAG GCCTGCAAGTGGAGTTCATCAATCCCATCTTCGAGTTCTCCCGAGCCATGCGGAGGCTGGGCCTGGATGACGCAGAGTACGCCCTCCTCATTGCCATCAACATCTTCTCCGCCGACCGGCCCAACGTCCAGGAGCCCAAGCGCGTTGAGGCGCTGCAGCAGCCCTACGTGGAAGCTTTGCTCTCGTATACGCGCATCAAGAGGCCGCAG GACCAGCTGCGCTTCCCGCGCATGCTCATGAAGCTGGTGAGCCTGCGCACGCTGAGCTCCGTGCACTCAGAGCAGGTCTTCGCACTGCGGCTGCAGGATAAGAAGCTGCCGCCCCTGCTGTCGGAAATCTGGGACGTCCACGAGTGA
- the NR1H2 gene encoding oxysterols receptor LXR-beta isoform X2 — translation MATPTTSSPDSPLPGNGAPQPGTPSSSPAIKEEGSEPWPGGVGPDVPSTDGAGSASSVVIPDPVEEPERKRKKGPAPKMLGHELCRVCGDKASGFHYNVLSCEGCKGFFRRSVVRGGAGRYACRGGGTCQMDAFMRRKCQLCRLRKCKEAGMREQCVLSEEQIRKKKIRKEQQQQQQASPAAAPGGGSSTGLEPGASPGAPEAGAQGSGEGEGVQLTAAQERMIQQLVAAQLQCNKRSFSDQPKVTPWPLGADPQSRDARQQRFAHFTELAIISVQEIVDFAKQVPGFLQLGGEDQIALLKASTIEIMLLETARRYNHETECITFLKDFTYSKDDFHRAGLQVEFINPIFEFSRAMRRLGLDDAEYALLIAINIFSADRPNVQEPKRVEALQQPYVEALLSYTRIKRPQDKKLPPLLSEIWDVHE, via the exons ATGGCCACCCCCACCACCAGCTCCCCGGACAGCCCCTTGCCTG GAAATGGTGCCCCTCAGCCCGGCACCCCCTCGTCTTCACCTGCTATAAAGGAGGAGGGCTCTGAGCCGTGGCCTGGGGGTGTGGGCCCTGATGTCCCCAGCACGGATGGGGCAGGCTCTGCCAGCAGTGTGG TCATCCCTGACCCCGTGGAGGAGCCGGAGCGCAAGCGGAAGAAGGGCCCGGCTCCCAAGATGCTGGGCCACGAGCTGTGCCGGGTGTGCGGGGACAAGGCCTCGGGCTTCCACTACAACGTCCTCAGCTGCGAGGGCTGCAAGGGCTTCTTCCGGCGCAGCGTGGTCCGCGGCGGGGCTGGCCGCTACGCCTGCCGGGGCGGCGGGACCTGCCAAATGGACGCCTTCATGCGCCGCAAGTGCCAGCTGTGCCGCCTGCGCAAGTGCAAAGAGGCGGGGATGAGGGAGCAGT gCGTCCTCTCGGAAGAACAGATCCGGAAGAAGAAGATCCGCAaagagcaacagcagcagcagcaggcgtCCCCCGCTGCTGCGCCTGGGGGCGGTAGCAGCACAGGTCTAGAGCCTGGGGCTTCGCCTGGGGCCCCTGAGGCAGGCGCCCAGGGCTCCGGAGAAGGCGAGGGGGTCCAGTTAACCGCGGCGCAGGAGCGGATGATCCAGCAGTTAGTGGCTGCCCAGCTGCAGTGTAACAAGCGCTCCTTCTCAGACCAGCCCAAAGTCACG CCCTGGCCTCTGGGCGCAGACCCCCAATCCCGCGACGCCCGGCAGCAGCGCTTCGCCCACTTCACGGAATTGGCCATCATCTCCGTGCAGGAGATAGTGGACTTCGCCAAGCAGGTGCCCGGCTTCCTGCAGCTGGGCGGTGAGGACCAGATCGCCCTCCTCAAGGCCTCCACCATCGAG ATCATGCTGCTGGAGACGGCCCGGCGGTACAACCACGAGACGGAGTGCATCACCTTCCTCAAGGACTTCACCTACAGCAAGGACGACTTCCACCGCGCAG GCCTGCAAGTGGAGTTCATCAATCCCATCTTCGAGTTCTCCCGAGCCATGCGGAGGCTGGGCCTGGATGACGCAGAGTACGCCCTCCTCATTGCCATCAACATCTTCTCCGCCGACCGGCCCAACGTCCAGGAGCCCAAGCGCGTTGAGGCGCTGCAGCAGCCCTACGTGGAAGCTTTGCTCTCGTATACGCGCATCAAGAGGCCGCAG GATAAGAAGCTGCCGCCCCTGCTGTCGGAAATCTGGGACGTCCACGAGTGA